AATGCACCTGAGCAGGTAAAGGTTTCCATGAATCTCGGCCAGGTTCTGGCTTCCGGCGGCCCGGTGGAAGTTGTCCACATTTTGGGTGATGAGGCACTTCAATACTCCTATCCGCTCCAGCTCCGCCAGGGCGTAGTGGCCGGGGTTCGGCTTGGCGGTATCGAAGGCCGCAAAGAAGCCCTTCAGGTAGCCCTCCCTTTTGATCATCCTCTCCCACTCTCCCTTGGGGTCGGCCAGGAATCTTTGGTAGCCATCCATGGGCGGCTCGCCGTATTCCGTCCACAGACCGCCGGGCCCCCTGAAGGGTCTGATGCCGCTTTCCACCGACACGCCGGCGCCGGTCAAGGCCACCACGTATTTCGCCTTCAGCAGCACCTCAATGGCGCGATCCATGCTCTTCTTCAACTCCTGGCTCAACTCA
This DNA window, taken from Chloroflexota bacterium, encodes the following:
- a CDS encoding NAD-dependent deacylase, with product MAELSQELKKSMDRAIEVLLKAKYVVALTGAGVSVESGIRPFRGPGGLWTEYGEPPMDGYQRFLADPKGEWERMIKREGYLKGFFAAFDTAKPNPGHYALAELERIGVLKCLITQNVDNFHRAAGSQNLAEIHGNLYLLRCIGCNSRYRQEEISLQELPPHCPRCGGIVKNDGVYFGEPIPPDVLHKCHEEVYRCDCMLLVGTSGFVYPAAGFPQAVKRSGGPLVEVSLYETDLSYLCDVILRGKSGEILPLLVDQIKASRR